A single Glycine soja cultivar W05 chromosome 14, ASM419377v2, whole genome shotgun sequence DNA region contains:
- the LOC114384646 gene encoding peptidyl-prolyl cis-trans isomerase CYP95-like, translating to MYRRKGCWSKYQKITTLQGFFLSSNKRLLCPGTGGESIYGSKFPDESPRLKHDGPGLLSMAVADRDMLGSHFTLTFKADPHLDRKHVVFGKLVQGHDVLKKIEEVGDEEGLPSVTVKIINCGEHNEDGKKINKSKKVRDGSSKTNSHEVPHKGKHKKSRADRRRKYYSSESDSSSDLDMESSESNSDSDSDVSSSSYTSSSSDDRRRKRKRSRKNKLRRGKRRDKHRDKRQRKQDKRSKLRSRRELASHTNSDSGSRSDNNSDGKSGAAQAKDKKHKGHSQRHAEGQPSVVAEKELHHMHLEKREKPNMLEEEEFPKENGEWHSNSTGANHRSDRREGRQPDVMDDQLGKSRNQSRSPKRTMSMSISPRSDRKSPSIDPKRRLSRSPGGSRSPHAPLWRSLSRSPNRRSIKRSPVRGRKGRSVSRSPVSTHNHGSISRSPVRSRDHRSGSASSVKSLSQGRRRSLPRAPSRRSISRSPVKSHGHRILSRSPVRSRGHRSVSASPVGSLSRSHRSSPRAPSQRSISRSPVRTQNHRSVSRSPVRSCDHRIVSASPVRSLSRSCQRSSPREPSCRSISRSPVRTCSDKSVSRSPMGSHGNRNGSASPVRSLYLSHRRSSPRAPSGRSISRSPVRVSRKSISRNPVRSSARSLSRSSGRVPLRSISRSSVRAPSRVNRRSYSRSRSPVCRARTPRGRSLSRSVSPDVSPKRIRRGRGFNERYSYARRYRTPSQSPPMRSYRYSGYSGRSDRDRYSSYRRYSPRRNRSPLPCRRTPPRFRSRRSRTPFISRSPRY from the exons ATGTACAG GAGAAAAGGGTGTTGGTCCAAATACCAGAAAATCACTACACTACAAGGGTTCTTTCTTTCATCGAATAAAAGGCTCCTTTGCCCAG GGACTGGAGGAGAAAGCATATATGGTTCCAAGTTCCCAG ATGAGTCACCTAGGCTAAAGCATGATGGTCCAGGCCTTCTATCAATGGCAGTTGCTGATCGTGACATGCTTGGTTCTCATTTTACCCTCACTTTTAAAGCTGACCCCCATCTTGATAG GAAACATGTAGTCTTTGGCAAGCTTGTGCAAGGGCATGATGTATTGAAGAAAATTGAAGAAGTGGGTGATGAAGAAGGACTTCCAAGTGTAactgttaaaataattaattgtggTGAACATAATGAGG ATGGAAAGaagataaataaatcaaaaaaggTAAGAGATGGATCTTCCAAAACCAATAGTCATGAAGTGCCGCATAAGGGAAAGCACAAAAAATCTAGAGCAGACAGAAGGAGAAAATACTACTCATCAGAATCTGATAGTTCCTCAGATTTAGACATGGAATCTTCAGAAAGTAATAGTGATTCTGACTCAGATGTATCTTCATCATCTTACACAAGTTCCTCCAGCGATGACAGgcggagaaagagaaaaaggtcTAGGAAAAATAAACTTAGACGTGGAAAAAGAAGAGACAAACACAGAGACAAGAGACAAaggaaacaagacaaaagatcaAAGCTTAGATCAAGAAG GGAATTGGCCAGTCATACCAATTCAGATAGTGGAAGTAGGAGTGACAACAACTCTGATGGCAAAAGTGGTGCTGCTCAAGCGAAAGATAAGAAGCATAAAGGTCATTCTCAGAGACATG CTGAAGGTCAACCTTCCGTAGTTGCGGAGAAAGAGTTACATCACATGCACCTtgaaaagagggagaaaccgaATATGCTAGAGGAGGAAGAATTCCCAAAGGAAAATGGAGAGTGGCATAGCAACAGCACTGGGGCTAACCATAGATCTGACAGAAGGGAAGGGAGGCAGCCTGATGTGATGGATGATCAACTAGGCAAATCTAG GAATCAAAGCAGGAGCCCCAAGCGAACCATGAGTATGAGTATTAGTCCAAGGAGTGACAGAAAAAGCCCAAGCATTGATCCAAAAAGGAGGTTGAGCAGAAGTCCAGGTGGTAGTAGAAGCCCTCATGCTCCATTATGGAGGAGTTTGAGCAGGAGTCCAAACAGAAGAAGCATTAAAAGAAGCCCAGTGAGAGGTAGGAAGGGAAGAAGTGTTAGTAGAAGCCCCGTGAGCACTCACAATCATGGAAGTATCAGTAGAAGCCCTGTGAGATCTCGTGATCATAGAAGTGGCAGTGCAAGCTCTGTAAAATCCCTTTCTCAGGGCCGTCGAAGGAGTTTACCCAGAGCACCTTCGCGAAGATCAATCAGCAGAAGTCCCGTGAAATCACATGGTCATAGAATTCTCAGTAGAAGCCCTGTGAGATCACGTGGTCATAGAAGTGTCAGTGCTAGCCCTGTAGGATCCCTTTCTCGTAGCCACCGAAGTTCACCCAGAGCACCATCACAAAGATCAATCAGCAGAAGCCCTGTGAGAACTCAGAATCATAGAAGTGTCAGTAGAAGTCCTGTGAGATCTTGTGATCATAGAATTGTCAGTGCAAGTCCTGTAAGATCCCTTTCTCGTAGCTGCCAGAGGAGTTCACCCAGAGAACCATCATGTAGATCAATAAGCAGAAGCCCTGTGAGAACTTGCAGTGATAAAAGTGTCAGTAGAAGTCCTATGGGATCTCATGGTAATAGAAATGGCAGTGCAAGCCCTGTAAGATCCCTTTATCTGAGTCATCGTAGGAGTTCACCAAGAGCACCATCAGGAAGATCAATTAGCAGAAGCCCTGTAAGAGTGTCAAGAAAGAGTATAAGCAGGAATCCAGTTAGATCATCTGCCAGAAGCTTGAGCAGAAGCTCTGGTAGAGTCCCTTTGAGAAGCATTAGCCGAAGTTCAGTTAGAGCACCAAGCAGAGTCAATCGCCGCAGTTATTCTAGGAGTCGTAGCCCTGTTTGTAGGGCAAGGACTCCTCGTGGTAGGAGCTTGTCTAGAAGTGTGTCACCTGATGTTTCTCCGAAACGTATCAGAAGGGGAAGAGGTTTCAATGAACGATACTCTTATGCTAGAAGGTATAGGACTCCCTCTCAGTCTCCCCCTATGAGATCATACCGCTATAGTGGCTATAGTGGACGAAGTGACCGTGACAG ATATTCAAGTTACAGAAGGTACTCCCCTAGGCGTAACAGGAGCCCACTGCCATGCAGAAGAACTCCACCgag GTTCCGAAGTAGGAGGAGCAGGACACCCTTTATATCACGCAGCCCACGTTACTGA